In the genome of Perca fluviatilis chromosome 4, GENO_Pfluv_1.0, whole genome shotgun sequence, one region contains:
- the c4h6orf89 gene encoding bombesin receptor-activated protein C6orf89 homolog, whose amino-acid sequence MSDWKAETLVASLSPVVTPCSWAPKQLKIDVFDREAAVAAAIIGTTMSEPCIYDKLSESIDILRQSGYRYGMSEREIERFIKQVLETNEPRREPPQFPILRATIKFVVAVGFLLVVVLAFTYPQSAPQLGLVNLGCYNWSSPLSHVRLLSLPIAKKYNLQGFHEWWSAGSLRQNLVNCSGCAEISSVLEVPESLRGTVNLRRGPQLVLLKGGESLSVQRQQLEELYLAHSGSMSILLEEDDGLHDHHLGLPQGPANFTLLWRFSSGTREKVLRWLFPKAELCPLLDSAGTIVQRCLVTHSTNSQSKGVGVFGWLVVGEGLPTVRVLPVQRCQKHCSSFNLWLTPGDMVYADPRYWQMELFPGRGQNIICDGSAL is encoded by the exons ATGAGTGACTGGAAAGCTGAGACTCTCGTGGCTTCATTGAGCCCTGTT GTGACACCATGCTCCTGGGCCCCGAAGCAGCTGAAGATCGACGTGTTTGACCGAGAAGCCGCCGTCGCTGCCGCCATCATTGGAACGACGATGAGCGAGCCGTGTATCTACGACAAACTGTCCGAGAGCATCGACATCCTCCGCCAGTCGGGCTACCGCTACGGCATGTCGGAGAGGGAGATCGAGAGGTTCATCAAGCAGGTCCTGGAGACAAACGAGCCCAGGAGAGAGCCTCCCCAGTTCCCCATCCTGAGAGCCACCATAAAG TTTGTGGTGGCAGTGGGCTTcctgctggtggtggtgctggCCTTCACATACCCTCAGAGCGCCCCCCAGCTGGGCCTGGTCAACCTGGGCTGTTACAACTGGTCATCCCCACTCAGCCACGTCCGCCTGCTGTCCCTGCCCATCGCCAAGAAGTACAATCTGCAAG GTTTCCATGAATGGTGGAGTGCCGGCTCTCTCAGGCAGAATCTGGTCAACTGTTCGGGCTGTGCAGAGATCTCCTCGGTGCTGGAAGTCCCAGAGAGCCTCAGAGGGACGGTGAATCTGCGACGGGGGCCACAGCTCGTCCTGCTAAAG GGTGGGGAGTCCCTCAGTGTCCAGCGGCAGCAGCTGGAGGAGCTCTACCTGGCCCACTCAGGCTCCATGTCCATCCTGCTGGAGGAGGACGACGGTCTGCACGACCACCACCTCGGCCTCCCCCAGGGACCCGCCAACTTCACTCTGCTCTG GAGGTTCAGCTCTGGGACCAGGGAGAAGGTGTTGAGGTGGCTCTTCCCGAAGGCTGAGCTCTGCCCCCTGCTGGACAGCGCTGGGACCATCGTGCAGCGCTGCCTGGTCACCCACAGCACAAACTCCCAGAGTAAG GGTGTCGGGGTGTTTGGCTGGCTGGTGGTGGGCGAGGGGCTGCCAACAGTTCGAGTTCTGCCTGTTCAGCGCTGTCAGAAACACTGCAGCTCCTTCAACCTGTGGCTGACACCTGGAGACATGG TGTACGCTGACCCCCGGTACTGGCAGATGGAGCTGTTCCCTGGCCGAGGCCAGAACATCATCTGTGACGGATCTGCCCTTTAA